ATAAGCACCTATGGTTAAGTATCTCTCATCCCCTTGAACTGGTAAATCATCATACATAATTTTGCAgttgtatgtattatttccatttttcacAAACCCTGGATTCATATATTCtctctttatatataataatgtacaAAACTTATTTGTTCCATTgtgttttaataaataagtgTATGAACCATTttcattcatataattatacactACCCTAGAATTATCTAACTGAAAAAGATTTCCTCTGTTATATGTATTTCCAATACTCTTGGGTGCTTCCAATGGTATTAAATAAGTATTGTTGtacatgtaatataaataacatggTGGCTTCTTACTATTTGATAAGATGGATACATAGTACCCTTTCACTTTTACAATATCCCACATATAACTATTTGATCGCACTAGGTCTACATCTGTACACTCAAAATCATTCTCTTTTTTGTATctacattttatatacttgGATAACGATATGTTAGGGGAAAAGTATTTGAATCCTATTTCATTTCCGCTAATTTTTGGCACTATCCGCTGGTAGCTCCAGCTGCTGCTCACGTTGGTGTACTGGAAGTTGAATAGCCTGCAGGGGGTAAGCAGTTGTGTAGCGGTGAGTGTGAGTGTAGCGGTGAGTGTAGTGGCATTGGCATGGGTATtggcatgtatatatgcaagcgcatacaaatatgtacatacaaatatgtacatacaaatatgtacatacaaatatgtatatacaaatatgtgcatacaaatatgtgcatacaaacaagtacatatgtatatgcatgtaaagcatatgcatatacatgaGTATGGACCCCACTCCCCTTTCGTCCTTACCTCCAGCTGACTCCATTGTCACTACTGGCCTGACAGAGCACAAACATTTTTGTGTTCTTTCCATGGGAATTCCTCTTATTATTAACACCacaaataagaatataattatgatCATCAATTTGTAAATTATCTGAGGAGTAGTCAGTTAAGGATGATGTTTCGAATACTTTAAAGTCgagattaattttttccttatttttaattgtttgCATATCATTAGTTGTAATACGATGACATTCATAAGGAGGTTGAGTAagatttttattaaaacagtATATTACTATTAGTTCATCATTGCTTATAAAACTATAGAAATATCTAGTCATTTTCCTTGTATGGTtatctataatttttaattttctttccCATTTTCTTTTCTCATTAAAtgcattaataaaaatattgtatctTGTAACTGACGAAGATGTTATCTGGTCAAGACACACTTGGACTATTTGACCTTTAAAGTTTACATAATGCTCTAGATAACACTTTTGAATATTTGAATTTTCGGACAGAGGTTCATTTTCGACGGTGAAATAGAAGCAATGTGCTcttttatatacacataccaTCCACACTAGTAAAACCCACAATACCTTAACCGGCGTGGTCATCTTTTCCAATGTGCACCTCTTTAAAACTGGTTCTTCACTCGTGTGACTGCAACTGGGACTACCACTGtgcgtgtatgtatgtgtgcgtgtatgtgtgtgtgcgtgtatgtgtgtgtgcgTGTATGCGTGTGTGCTTGTATGCGTGTGTGCGTGTATGCGTGTGTGCGTGTATGCGTGTGTGCTTGTATGCGTGTGTGCATGTATGCGTGTGTGCGTGTACATGCAACTACGTTACAGAAGCCTTGTATGTTTACAATTTCGAGTTAAATGGAAGAAAAGATGAGGTGTGTTCTGTGAAATGGGCAATTAGCTGACTCTATAtggtaatatattttctgttcttttgtattattttttaaacttccttttttaaatatcctttttgtttttccttttttttttctgcgcGTTGATCTGTCCGCTTGCCCTAGCTTGAGTTTGCAGTTTTACTAATTttcaacaacaaaaaaaaaaaaaaaaaaaaaaaaaaaaatgtttatttaaaggaaaaagagaTCTAAGGAGAAATACATGCACATTCTTATATCCACCTACAGGTAGAGATGGATAGGAACACAGTTACGCTCGACTTTTAATGTGCTTCACGCTagcataataaaatttatttgcgtcctttacataaaaaattaagaaaaaataaggaaaaaatagaaaaaaattaattcaaaatggaaaaaaataaagaaataatacggaaaaaataaagaaataatgcggaaaaaataaagaaataatacggaaaaaatatagaaataatatggaaaataaaaaaataaataaattattttttatatatatcttcagCTGGATGATGAACACAGAAAAAATACTCCACCACGTCAGGTGTACGTATCCTGACAATATGTacaatggaaaaaaaaaaaaaaaaaaaaaaaaatgttctaCAAATTTGCACTACATATGTATTGCGTTAAAAATTAGTTCAACAGGATAGCGTGGCTCGTACATGTGCATTCACACACTCCTGAGTTTGTGTATTTCCTTCAAATGATTGAATAATGacgtttaaaaaaataaaataaaataaaataaaataaagcggACATAATACCTTTTTTACATCATCGTTATTTGCacctttttcctttaaatgaaatgtcttatctttttttctactGTTCAACTTGGATTTctgaaatatatgtatatcaacatatatatgtgtacgtgtATTAACGCGTGTGCAAATTGATTACACAAATTCGTCAGTTACTCAGCTTCACAGAGGGACTAGATTTGAAATCTCTGTTTGAAAAAAAGTTCATAAGAAAAGTACAtgcgatttttttttttttttttttttatttttccatatttcgTTGTAATATTCGAACGAATGCATCCATAAATCGAGGTCTTCTTACTGGAGGCATATGTCCACATACAAATGTACGcaaatgtgtatatgtgtgcatgTCTGAACGTATGGACATATTGACGTATGGACACGTTGACGTATGGACGTGTTGACGTATGGACGTGTTGACGTATGGACGTGTTGGCGTATGGACGTGTTGACGTATGGACGTGTTGGCGTATGGACGTGTTGACGTATGGACGTGTTGACGTATGGACGTGTTGACGTATGGACATATTGGCGTATGGACGTACGGATAAATAAGCCTATCCAAGCGCGAGCAGCCATAATCATAATGATTAAGCTGGCTGGACTCAGTTCTCTCTTACGGTATACATGTCTTCAGTACATACCACCCCAATAAAAAcatcattatttttcatttcaacaaattttttacttaaatgaACGACTCAACGAGTTAAAAGTTTGTCATAACTAATTTCGTACTATACTAGTGTTATACTTCCCTCCCCCTCTGTTTTTCTGCATCCATTTTTTCTATTGCTGTTGTGGATATCTCCTTCCCATGTTGCTGCTTCCTGTCTGTAATTACTACTACCACAAAAGATCGGTTacatgaaaattatttctaaagACATATCTTAGTTCGTTTGACACGtttatatgaacataatttcataatttcataatttcatagtttcattatttcataatttcataatttcattat
The window above is part of the Plasmodium malariae genome assembly, chromosome: 10 genome. Proteins encoded here:
- the PSOP12 gene encoding 6-cysteine protein, putative, encoding MTTPVKVLWVLLVWMVCVYKRAHCFYFTVENEPLSENSNIQKCYLEHYVNFKGQIVQVCLDQITSSSVTRYNIFINAFNEKRKWERKLKIIDNHTRKMTRYFYSFISNDELIVIYCFNKNLTQPPYECHRITTNDMQTIKNKEKINLDFKVFETSSLTDYSSDNLQIDDHNYILICGVNNKRNSHGKNTKMFVLCQASSDNGVSWRLFNFQYTNVSSSWSYQRIVPKISGNEIGFKYFSPNISLSKYIKCRYKKENDFECTDVDLVRSNSYMWDIVKVKGYYVSILSNSKKPPCYLYYMYNNTYLIPLEAPKSIGNTYNRGNLFQLDNSRVVYNYMNENGSYTYLLKHNGTNKFCTLLYIKREYMNPGFVKNGNNTYNCKIMYDDLPVQGDERYLTIGAYSRIRSDVRKCFLFRYDDSLEPVSIVHKILLTREYKYIKLYSFYIKKDIENYFMKDITLECYLGEGFYLTLYINFKNNYILDNTDNNNKNDTINLYNNNLIYYKLPPNTKYEDIMTNTNFPDNTKYIKVNDNNYIFKLPPYIKNKIKTQLFFINTTSNKIQNKNIIIHEGGKQTNVIGVDFSNRQKICSYGNNTQDNCDKIKINENKIFVNVNTNTNSEIILGLICPVHKKNKNTCFNEIYENKKKKFIRDFFKDYQGLLTVYPKTYLYKPGIIDTYEESTLIMTSQFLENYKSKKDAYNNSFLCKCYANSTNYEITFNLE